In Candidatus Desulfofervidus auxilii, one genomic interval encodes:
- the glmM gene encoding phosphoglucosamine mutase: MAKLFGTDGIRGKANVWPMSTEVVMQVGRALAYVIKKHSHRHKVIIGKDTRLSGYMIETALSAGICSMGVDVFLIGPLPTPGIAFLTTNMRADAGVVISASHNPYDDNGIKFFARNGFKLPDEMEIEIEKLVLAKNNYIDTIRPTATEIGKAFRIEDAIGRYIVFLKNTLPKGMLFDGLKMVLDCAHGAGYKVAPMVFSELGAKLTLMGVAPDGTNINKECGALYPEGVAKKVKETGADLGLALDGDGDRVILVDEKGNIVDGDKILAICGNYLKKQGKLKHDTIVGTVMSNFGLELFLKQHGIRLIRTPVGDRYVTEALCASGSTIGGEPSGHVIFLHHHTTGDGILTALQVIAIMLMEDKPLSQLCSIMKPLPQKMINIKIKEKHPFEKNPAITEAVNKAQKTLAEQGRIVLRYSGTEPVARVMVEGKDGHLVEELANHLAEVIQKHMGV; this comes from the coding sequence GGGCGGGCTTTAGCCTATGTGATAAAAAAACACTCCCACCGCCATAAAGTAATAATCGGAAAAGACACCAGACTTTCTGGGTATATGATTGAGACTGCTTTAAGTGCAGGTATTTGCAGTATGGGTGTAGATGTATTTTTGATTGGCCCCTTACCTACTCCTGGTATTGCCTTCCTTACCACTAACATGCGGGCTGATGCGGGGGTGGTAATTTCTGCCTCTCATAACCCTTATGACGACAATGGGATTAAATTTTTTGCCAGAAATGGATTTAAATTGCCTGACGAAATGGAGATAGAGATAGAAAAACTGGTTTTGGCTAAAAATAACTATATAGATACTATCCGGCCCACAGCCACAGAGATTGGAAAGGCATTTAGAATAGAAGATGCCATTGGCCGATATATTGTATTTTTAAAAAATACCTTACCCAAAGGAATGTTATTTGATGGATTGAAAATGGTCTTGGATTGTGCTCATGGCGCAGGTTATAAAGTAGCTCCTATGGTTTTTTCGGAATTGGGGGCTAAATTGACTCTCATGGGAGTAGCCCCAGATGGCACTAATATCAATAAGGAGTGTGGTGCCCTTTATCCTGAGGGAGTGGCAAAAAAGGTAAAAGAGACAGGAGCAGACCTAGGATTGGCCTTAGATGGAGACGGAGATAGAGTAATATTAGTAGATGAAAAAGGTAATATTGTGGATGGAGATAAAATTTTAGCCATTTGTGGAAATTATCTTAAAAAGCAAGGGAAACTCAAACATGATACCATTGTGGGCACGGTTATGTCTAATTTTGGTTTAGAGCTTTTTTTAAAACAACATGGTATTAGATTGATTCGCACCCCGGTAGGTGACAGATATGTCACTGAAGCATTATGTGCTAGTGGTAGCACTATTGGTGGTGAACCTTCTGGCCATGTCATTTTTTTACACCACCATACTACTGGAGACGGCATTCTCACTGCCTTGCAAGTAATTGCCATCATGCTAATGGAAGATAAACCACTTTCCCAGCTGTGTTCCATTATGAAACCATTACCTCAAAAAATGATAAATATAAAGATAAAGGAAAAACACCCTTTTGAAAAAAATCCGGCAATAACTGAGGCTGTAAACAAGGCTCAAAAAACATTAGCTGAGCAAGGGAGGATAGTGCTACGTTATTCAGGCACAGAACCAGTAGCCAGGGTGATGGTAGAAGGTAAAGATGGTCATTTGGTAGAGGAATTAGCTAACCACCTGGCAGAAGTGATTCAAAAACATATGGGTGTTTAA
- a CDS encoding type III pantothenate kinase has product MLLALDIGNLHTVLGLFSDGILKAVWRIRTQHDFTADELAIKIKSLCELHNYKFQEINHIAISCVVPPVLNALILLSKLYFHTKPFIISPGIKTGLSLHYDNPKELGADRIANAVAAYEKYHCSLIIIDFGTAITFEYISGKGEYKGGIIVPGIQIAAEALFFRASKLPKIEMFIKPPQVINRNTIEAMNAGLIYGYAALTEGLIQRIKQEISERPMVIATGGFAPLIATEVRGIDKIEEYLILEGLRILYEKNNPRTELV; this is encoded by the coding sequence ATGCTATTAGCCTTAGATATTGGTAATCTTCACACTGTCCTGGGATTATTTAGCGATGGTATATTAAAAGCAGTATGGCGTATTCGCACCCAGCATGATTTTACTGCTGATGAATTGGCTATAAAGATTAAATCCCTTTGCGAACTTCATAATTATAAGTTCCAAGAAATCAATCATATAGCTATTTCTTGTGTGGTGCCACCTGTTCTAAATGCTCTAATTCTTTTAAGCAAACTATATTTTCATACCAAACCTTTTATAATTAGCCCAGGAATAAAGACAGGACTTTCGCTTCATTATGATAATCCCAAAGAATTAGGAGCAGATAGAATTGCTAATGCAGTTGCTGCTTATGAAAAATATCATTGTTCTTTAATCATCATTGACTTTGGCACGGCTATTACCTTTGAATATATTTCCGGCAAAGGTGAATATAAAGGAGGTATTATTGTTCCCGGAATTCAAATTGCAGCAGAAGCACTATTTTTTCGTGCCTCTAAGTTACCTAAGATAGAAATGTTTATTAAACCACCCCAAGTAATAAACCGAAATACCATTGAAGCCATGAATGCGGGATTAATTTATGGTTATGCTGCTTTAACCGAAGGGCTTATTCAGCGAATAAAACAAGAAATATCAGAAAGACCTATGGTGATTGCTACAGGAGGGTTTGCTCCTCTAATAGCCACCGAGGTAAGAGGTATTGATAAAATTGAAGAATACCTAATATTAGAAGGTTTACGCATCCTTTATGAAAAAAACAATCCTCGCACTGAATTAGTTTAA